A genomic window from Flavobacterium johnsoniae includes:
- a CDS encoding helix-turn-helix domain-containing protein: MEQKIHQGRNVKRFREMLGIKQEALAFDLGDDWNQKKISMLEQKDVIEDDMLRQISNALKIPVEAFQNFEEEQAVNVIANTFGNNGIGYQRNDNPTFNPIEQVLKMHEEKIALYERMLKEKDEMMARLEKLINK; this comes from the coding sequence ATGGAACAGAAAATACATCAGGGAAGAAATGTAAAACGCTTCAGGGAAATGCTTGGCATCAAGCAGGAAGCACTGGCTTTTGATCTTGGAGACGACTGGAATCAGAAGAAAATTTCTATGCTGGAGCAAAAAGATGTAATCGAGGATGATATGCTTAGGCAGATTTCAAATGCACTGAAAATACCAGTGGAAGCTTTTCAAAATTTTGAAGAAGAACAGGCGGTAAATGTAATTGCTAATACTTTTGGTAATAATGGTATTGGATATCAGAGAAATGATAATCCTACTTTTAATCCTATAGAGCAAGTGCTAAAGATGCACGAAGAAAAAATTGCTTTGTACGAGCGTATGTTGAAAGAGAAAGATGAAATGATGGCAAGGCTTGAAAAATTAATCAATAAATAG
- a CDS encoding site-specific integrase has protein sequence METTKRSTFKVLFYLKKNAPKKNGMVPVMCRITVNGKQSTFSAKLDISASTWDLKYGRVSGKSKEAQNLNTKLDSIRMGIEKCHSKIMESDGSVNSDKLRDVFLGMEKGELTFFKFFDRFVLDFEKKVDSGLRAYGTLGKYKSLLIHLRSFARSKYKSSDISFNTIDCEFIQEFDYYLRNDQSLEHNTIWVYMIGLTTVCRLAISRKHLSCNPFSEYKNTKKDRDRGYLLRTELEQLVIFECIKKKDELVKDLFVFSCFTGLSYSDMKGLKKSNIQEFFDGREWIIIRRRKTATSSNVMLLDIPKMIISKYEGLSQNGLVFPVPSNSVCNESLNRISQLIQCLENKKVTFHLARHTFATLFLSEGVPLESLSKMMGHKNIATTQIYAKILNEKVGKDMEKIAENFKGMESSFISQF, from the coding sequence TATTCTACCTTAAAAAGAATGCACCAAAGAAAAACGGAATGGTGCCTGTTATGTGCAGGATAACCGTTAATGGCAAGCAATCCACATTCAGTGCCAAGCTGGATATTTCTGCTTCTACTTGGGATTTGAAATATGGCAGGGTTTCGGGCAAAAGCAAGGAAGCACAGAACCTCAACACCAAACTTGACAGCATCCGTATGGGTATTGAAAAGTGCCACTCAAAAATTATGGAGAGTGATGGAAGTGTAAATAGCGATAAGCTGAGAGATGTTTTTCTTGGTATGGAAAAGGGAGAGCTGACATTTTTCAAATTCTTCGATAGATTTGTACTGGACTTTGAGAAAAAGGTCGATAGCGGACTTCGGGCATACGGAACGCTTGGAAAATACAAAAGCCTTTTAATCCATCTCAGAAGTTTTGCCCGGTCAAAATATAAAAGTTCCGATATTTCTTTTAATACTATTGATTGTGAATTTATTCAGGAATTTGATTACTATCTTCGTAATGACCAAAGTCTAGAACACAACACAATATGGGTCTATATGATCGGGCTTACTACCGTTTGCCGATTGGCTATAAGCAGAAAACATCTTTCCTGCAACCCATTCAGCGAGTACAAAAACACCAAGAAGGACAGGGATCGAGGCTATCTGCTACGAACTGAATTGGAACAACTCGTTATTTTTGAATGTATTAAAAAGAAAGATGAATTGGTGAAAGACCTTTTTGTTTTCAGCTGTTTTACTGGACTTTCTTATTCTGATATGAAAGGATTGAAAAAAAGCAATATTCAAGAGTTTTTTGATGGTAGGGAATGGATTATCATTCGCAGGAGAAAGACAGCCACTTCATCCAATGTGATGTTGTTGGATATTCCAAAAATGATTATCAGCAAATATGAAGGTCTTTCCCAAAATGGGCTGGTATTTCCAGTACCTTCCAATAGTGTCTGCAATGAAAGCCTTAATCGGATATCCCAGTTGATTCAGTGTCTTGAGAACAAAAAGGTAACGTTCCATTTGGCACGGCATACGTTTGCCACTCTTTTTCTAAGCGAAGGCGTTCCGCTTGAAAGTCTTAGCAAAATGATGGGGCACAAGAATATTGCAACTACTCAAATCTATGCAAAGATATTAAACGAAAAAGTGGGAAAAGATATGGAGAAGATAGCAGAAAATTTCAAAGGAATGGAGAGTTCTTTTATTTCTCAATTCTAA